The genomic segment ATTATATATATTTATTGTTAATATTTAATGATAATAATTTAAATTATTTACCTGATTTTTTAATAATTTCTTCTGCTACACTCTTTGGTGCTTCTGCATAATGACTAAAGATCATAGTATAGTTTCCACGACCTTGTGTAAATGAACGAAGTTCAGTGGCATAACCAAACATCTCAGTTAGAGGAACTTTCGACTTAACTGTTTGTGCGTTACCTCTTTGTTCTGATCCTTCAATTAAACCTCTTTTTGATGAAATATTACCCATAACATCTCCATAATACTCATCAGGAATTGTTACTTCAACATTCATTATAGGTTCTAAAATAATTGGGTTCATTTTTTTTGCTGCTTCTTTAAGTGCAAATGATGCAGCAATTTTATATGCCATTTCATTTGAATCGACATCATGCATAGATCCATCAACGATTGTTGCTTTAACATCAATCATTGGGTATCCAGCAACAATACCATTTTGTAAAGCTGACTCTAAACCATTACGGGCAGCATTGATGTATTCTTTTGAAACACGTCCACCAGTAATTTTATCAATTCATTCAAAACCTTTATCATGATTTGGTTCAAATTCAATAACAACGTGACCATATGATCCACGTCCACCTGATTGTTTAACATATTTACCTTCTGATTTAGCTGGTAATTTTATTGTTTCGCGATATGAAACTTGAGGTGCTCCAACGTTTGTTTCAACTTTGAATTCTCTTTTCATACGGTCAACAATAATATCTAAATGAAGTTCACCCATTCCTGCAATAATAGTTTGTCCAGTTTCTTCATCAGTAAATGTTTTAAAAGTTGGATCTTCTTCTGCAAGTTTAGATAAAGCTAATCCCATTTTTTCTTGATCAGCTTTAGTTTTTGGTTCTAAAGCTAATTGAATAACTGGTTCTGGAAATACCATTGATTCTAAAATGATTTCGTGTTTTTCATCAACTAATGTATCTCCAGTTGTAGTTTGTTTTAAACCAACTGCTGCAGCAATATCTCCAGCATACACTTCATCAATTTCATTACGGTTGTTGGCGTGCATTTGTAAAATACGTCCTACACGTTCTTTTTCACCTTTTGTTGAGTTTAATACATAACTTCCTTTTTGTAGTACACCTGAATAAACTCTAAAGAAAGTTAGTTTTCCAACAAATGGGTCTGTCATAACTTTAAAAGCCAATGCTGAAAAAGGCTCTTTATCATCTGCTTGTCTTTCTGCTTCTTGCCCATTTGGTAAGACTCCTTTAATTGAAGGAACGTCAAGTGGTGATGGAAGATAATCAATAACTGCATCTAATAATAATTTAACACCTTTGTTTTTAAAAGCTGAACCAGCTAATACTGGAAAGAATTCAGCTGATAGAACACCTTTACGAATTGCTAATTTTAATTCGCTAACAGTTATTTCTTCTCCATCTAAAAATTTCATCATCAATTCTTCATCATATTCAACAGCAGTTTCAACTAATTTATCTCTTAATTCTTGTGCTTGATCTAATAAGTTAGCAGGAATAGCAATATCAGTTGCTATTTCTTCTGCTTTACCATCAAAACCATAAGCTTTCATTTCAACTAAATCAATAAGCCCAGAAAAGTTATCTTCAGCACCAATGGGTAATTGAATTGGAACAGCTTTTGCCCCTAATCTATCACCAATTGATTTAACTGAATAAATAAAATCTGCACCAGTTTTGTCCATTTTGTTAACAAAAACTATACGAGGAACTCTATATGTTGTTGCTTGTCTTCAAACTGTTTCAGTTTGAGGTTCAACACCAGATTGACCATCAAGAACCGCTACAGCTCCATCAAGTACACGCAATGAACGTTCAACTTCAATAGTAAAGTCAACGTGACCTGGCGTATCAATTATGTTGAATCTATTATTATTTCAGAAGGCTGTTGTAGCTGCTGAAGTAATAGTAATACCACGCTCTTGTTCTTGTGCCATCCAGTCCATTTGCGAAGCTCCTTCATGAGTTTCACCAATTTTATGAATTTTACCAGTATGGAATAATATACGCTCTGTTGTTGTTGTTTTACCAGCATCAATATGAGCCATAATACCAAAGTTTCGAGTGTTGTTTAGGCTATATTCTCTTGCCATTTTTTTCTCCTTATTTTGTGTATATATTTAAAATTGATAATATTATCAACGATAATGTGCAAATGCTTTATTTGCTTCTGCCATTTTGTGAGTGTCTTCACGTTTTTTAACAGATCCACCCATGTTGTTTGAAGCATCAATAATTTCGTTAGCTAATTTGATAGTCATAACTTTTTCATTTCTTAATCTTGAATAACTAAT from the Entomoplasma ellychniae genome contains:
- the fusA gene encoding elongation factor G — protein: MAREYSLNNTRNFGIMAHIDAGKTTTTERILFHTGKIHKIGETHEGASQMDWMAQEQERGITITSAATTAFWNNNRFNIIDTPGHVDFTIEVERSLRVLDGAVAVLDGQSGVEPQTETVWRQATTYRVPRIVFVNKMDKTGADFIYSVKSIGDRLGAKAVPIQLPIGAEDNFSGLIDLVEMKAYGFDGKAEEIATDIAIPANLLDQAQELRDKLVETAVEYDEELMMKFLDGEEITVSELKLAIRKGVLSAEFFPVLAGSAFKNKGVKLLLDAVIDYLPSPLDVPSIKGVLPNGQEAERQADDKEPFSALAFKVMTDPFVGKLTFFRVYSGVLQKGSYVLNSTKGEKERVGRILQMHANNRNEIDEVYAGDIAAAVGLKQTTTGDTLVDEKHEIILESMVFPEPVIQLALEPKTKADQEKMGLALSKLAEEDPTFKTFTDEETGQTIIAGMGELHLDIIVDRMKREFKVETNVGAPQVSYRETIKLPAKSEGKYVKQSGGRGSYGHVVIEFEPNHDKGFEWIDKITGGRVSKEYINAARNGLESALQNGIVAGYPMIDVKATIVDGSMHDVDSNEMAYKIAASFALKEAAKKMNPIILEPIMNVEVTIPDEYYGDVMGNISSKRGLIEGSEQRGNAQTVKSKVPLTEMFGYATELRSFTQGRGNYTMIFSHYAEAPKSVAEEIIKKSGK